A region of Vigna radiata var. radiata cultivar VC1973A chromosome 6, Vradiata_ver6, whole genome shotgun sequence DNA encodes the following proteins:
- the LOC106765237 gene encoding pentatricopeptide repeat-containing protein At3g22150, chloroplastic, whose translation MRVMASPVVPVPVPVPVTDPAVARNPSGGVTIRTRLSQLCQQGQPQLARHLLDSLPRASTAVWNTVIIGFICNKMPLEALQLYAEMKSRRNTASDGYTFSSTLKACALTQNLMAGKALHSHFLRSQSNSRVVYNSLLNMYSVCLPPFSTQPQHDYVLKLFAVMRKRNIVAWNTLISWFVKTHRHLDALRAFATLVKASLTPTPVTFVNVFPAVTHPTTALMLYGLLLKHGADFVNHVFAVSSAIVMFADLGCLDYARMVFDCCSNKNTEVWNSMIGGYVQNTCPLQGIGVFVQALESEEAVCDDVTFLSVISAVSQLQQIKLAQQIHAFVLKSLAVTPIIVVNAIIVMYSRCSSVDTSFKVFENMSERDAVSWNTIISSFVQNGLDEEALMLVCEMQKQRFTVDSVTVTALLSAASNMRDSYIGRQTHAYLIRHGIQFEGMESYLIDMYAKAGLITTSELLFEQNGPSDRDLASWNAMIAGYAQNGLGDKGILILREALVRKVIPNAVTLASILPSCSSMGSTALARQLHGFSIRQLLDQNVYVGTALVDAYSKSGAISYAENVFIRTPEKNSVTYTTMIMSYGQHGMGKRALALYDSMLKCGIKPDAITFIAILSACSYSGLVEEGLHIFESMDKVHKIKPSTEHYCCVADMLGRVGRVVEAYEFVERLGEDGDAVEIWGSILGACKNHGYFELGKVIAEKLLNMELEKRIAGYHVLLSNIYAEEGEWENVDRVRNHMKEKGLQKEMACSWVEIAGSVNYFVTRDEKHPLSGEIYYILDILTRDMMDVGYKPGYNSNLNRILESSD comes from the coding sequence ATGAGGGTGATGGCTTCTCCCGTCGTTCCTGTTCCCGTTCCGGTTCCCGTTACCGATCCCGCGGTGGCCCGAAACCCAAGCGGCGGCGTCACCATCCGCACTCGCCTAAGCCAACTCTGCCAACAAGGGCAGCCTCAGCTGGCTCGCCATCTTCTTGACAGCCTTCCACGCGCCTCCACCGCCGTGTGGAACACCGTCATCATCGGCTTCATCTGCAACAAGATGCCATTGGAAGCCCTGCAGCTGTACGCGGAGATGAAGTCGAGGCGGAACACGGCTTCCGATGGGTACACCTTCTCTTCCACCCTGAAGGCCTGCGCCCTTACCCAAAACCTCATGGCCGGTAAGGCCCTTCATTCCCATTTCCTTCGCTCCCAATCCAACTCCCGAGTCGTTTACAACTCCCTCTTGAACATGTACTCCGTATGCTTGCCCCCTTTCTCCACCCAACCCCAACACGACTACGTCCTCAAACTGTTTGCTGTAATGCGCAAACGAAACATTGTCGCTTGGAACACCTTGATTTCCTGGTTCGTCAAGACCCACAGACACTTAGATGCTCTTCGCGCCTTCGCCACCCTCGTCAAAGCCTCTCTCACGCCAACCCCCGTTACTTTCGTCAATGTCTTCCCCGCTGTCACTCATCCTACAACCGCCCTTATGCTTTATGGCCTGCTTCTTAAACACGGTGCTGACTTTGTCAATCACGTCTTTGCTGTTAGCTCCGCAATTGTTATGTTTGCTGACCTTGGTTGCTTAGACTACGCCAGGATGGTTTTCGACTGCTGTTCTAACAAAAATACCGAGGTCTGGAACTCCATGATTGGGGGTTATGTTCAAAATACCTGTCCCCTTCAAGGGATCGGCGTGTTCGTTCAAGCCTTGGAGTCAGAGGAGGCTGTGTGCGATGACGTCACTTTCCTGTCTGTTATATCTGCTGTTTCCCAGCTGCAGCAAATAAAATTGGCTCAGCAGATACATGCATTTGTTCTAAAAAGTTTGGCAGTTACTCCCATTATTGTTGTCAATGCAATCATTGTGATGTACTCCAGATGCAGTTCCGTGGATACTTCCTTTaaggtttttgaaaatatgtcTGAAAGGGATGCTGTTTCGTGGAATACGATAATTTCTTCCTTTGTGCAGAATGGTTTGGATGAGGAAGCACTGATGCTTGTGTGTGAGATGCAGAAGCAGAGGTTTACCGTCGATTCTGTCACTGTGACGGCATTACTCTCTGCGGCTTCTAACATGAGGGACTCGTACATTGGAAGGCAAACACATGCGTATCTAATTCGCCATGGGATACAGTTTGAGGGTATGGAGAGTTATCTGATTGACATGTATGCTAAAGCTGGCTTAATTACGACTTCCGAGTTATTGTTTGAGCAGAACGGCCCAAGTGATAGAGATCTGGCCTCATGGAACGCTATGATTGCTGGTTATGCTCAGAATGGGCTCGGTGACAAAGGTATTCTCATTCTTAGAGAGGCATTGGTGCGCAAGGTAATCCCTAATGCAGTGACATTAGCGTCGATTCTCCCATCTTGTAGTTCCATGGGAAGCACGGCCCTTGCTAGGCAACTTCATGGATTCTCCATACGTCAGTTGTTGGACCAAAATGTTTATGTGGGAACTGCTTTAGTGGACGCTTATTCAAAATCGGGTGCAATCAGTTATGCGGAAAATGTTTTTATCAGAACACCGGAGAAGAATTCTGTCACGTACACCACAATGATAATGAGCTATGGTCAGCATGGAATGGGTAAGAGAGCCCTTGCCTTGTATGATTCCATGCTGAAATGCGGGATTAAGCCCGATGCAATTACTTTTATTGCCATCCTGTCTGCCTGCAGTTATAGTGGTTTGGTTGAAGAAGGTCTTCACATATTTGAGTCGATGGATAAAGTACATAAAATCAAGCCCTCAACGGAACATTATTGTTGTGTTGCAGACATGTTAGGGAGGGTTGGGAGGGTGGTCGAAGCTTATGAGTTTGTTGAGAGACTGGGGGAGGACGGTGATGCAGTAGAAATCTGGGGATCTATTCTTGGAGCCTGCAAAAATCATGGGTACTTTGAACTGGGAAAAGTTATTGCTGAAAAGTTGCTTAATATGGAATTGGAAAAAAGGATTGCCGGATATCATGTTCTGCTCTCAAATATCTATGCAGAGGAGGGAGAATGGGAAAATGTTGATAGAGTGAGAAATCATATGAAGGAAAAAGGTTTGCAAAAGGAAATGGCATGTAGCTGGGTTGAAATTGCTGGGTCTGTGAACTACTTTGTAACTAGAGACGAGAAGCACCCTCTAAGCGGTGAGATATATTATATCTTGGACATATTGACTAGGGACATGATGGATGTTGGTTATAAGCCAGGCTACAATTCAAACTTAAACAGGATTTTGGAATCAAGTGactga
- the LOC106764976 gene encoding ATPase WRNIP1: protein MEMQQLLSMGFPDELAAQALAATGGKSTVKATEWILTHKSSAANTSTFQPKLDRFFHSSQSSTPPQSQSQEEEEEDEEPSKRPRPSPLSAQNPSPQPQPQQQNWPPFFFKTAEKKHANTHIHQPLYERLRPRTLDDVVGQDHLLAANSLLRSAIQRNRLPSILLWGPPGTGKTTIAKAIVKSSTSTRYRFVSLSAVTSGVKDVRDAVDEARKLRLKSNQSTVLFVDEVHRFNKSQQDSFLPVIEDGSIVFVGATTENPSFHLITPLLSRCRVLTLNPLQPHHLALLLNRAVSDTDRGLMQSAGVQVDVKEDVVDYISNNCDGDARVALNALEIAAVTAAARVQHGKQKEEGVEDLHTNEDYKVAAAAVVSVDDAREALQCKHLAYDKAGEEHYNLISALHKSMRGSDANAAIYWLARMLEGGEEPLYIARRLIRFASEDVGLADPLALNQAVSCYQACHFLGMPECNVILAQCVAYLALAPKSVAVYRALGAAQKAVKESAGQNEGVPLHLRNAPTKLMKEIGYAKGYIYPPDNPSSTQTYLPPSLQGYKFLDWPDRIPYDG from the coding sequence ATGGAGATGCAACAGCTCCTCAGTATGGGCTTCCCCGATGAGTTAGCCGCCCAAGCCTTGGCCGCCACCGGCGGTAAATCCACCGTCAAAGCCACCGAATGGATTCTCACTCACAAATCCAGCGCCGCCAACACCTCCACATTCCAGCCCAAGCTTGATCgcttcttccattcttctcaaTCCTCCACACCTCCACAATCGCAATCacaggaggaagaagaagaagacgaagaacCTTCCAAACGTCCCAGGCCTTCTCCACTTTCTGCGCAGAATCCATCGCCACAGCCACAGCCACAGCAACAAAACTGGCCCCCTTTCTTCTTCAAAACCGCAGAGAAGAAACACGCCAACACTCACATTCACCAACCCTTGTACGAGCGCTTGCGTCCCAGAACCCTTGACGACGTCGTAGGGCAGGACCATCTCCTCGCCGCCAACTCCCTTCTTCGCTCCGCAATCCAACGCAACCGCCTCCCCTCCATCCTCTTGTGGGGTCCACCTGGTACTGGTAAGACCACTATCGCCAAAGCCATCGTTAAATCTTCAACCTCAACACGTTACCGGTTTGTCTCCTTATCCGCCGTCACTAGTGGCGTTAAGGACGTGAGGGACGCCGTTGACGAGGCCAGAAAACTCAGACTTAAATCCAACCAATCCACCGTTCTCTTCGTGGACGAGGTTCACAGGTTCAACAAGTCCCAGCAGGACTCTTTCTTACCCGTCATTGAAGACGGCAGCATTGTATTCGTTGGAGCCACCACTGAGAACCCTTCTTTCCATTTGATTACACCTCTCTTGTCTCGCTGCCGTGTCCTCACCCTTAACCCTCTCCAACCCCACCACCTTGCCTTGCTTCTAAACCGCGCTGTCAGTGACACTGACAGAGGATTGATGCAAAGCGCGGGGGTTCAAGTTGATGTTAAAGAGGATGTTGTTGATTATATAAGCAACAATTGTGATGGAGATGCTCGGGTGGCCCTTAATGCTCTGGAGATTGCAGCTGTTACTGCAGCAGCGAGGGTACAACATggtaaacaaaaagaagaaggggTGGAAGATCTTCACACAAACGAGGATTATAAggttgctgctgctgctgttgttaGTGTTGATGATGCAAGGGAGGCACTTCAGTGCAAGCATCTTGCTTACGATAAAGCTGGGGAAGAGCACTATAATCTAATCAGCGCGCTGCACAAGTCTATGAGGGGAAGCGACGCGAATGCAGCTATTTATTGGTTGGCAAGAATGTTAGAGGGAGGTGAAGAGCCTCTTTACATTGCACGCAGACTCATACGATTCGCAAGTGAGGATGTTGGTTTGGCTGACCCATTAGCTCTTAATCAGGCTGTTTCTTGCTACCAAGCTTGCCACTTCTTGGGAATGCCCGAATGCAATGTAATTCTTGCACAGTGTGTTGCTTACTTGGCCTTGGCACCTAAATCTGTTGCGGTTTATCGAGCCTTAGGGGCCGCGCAGAAGGCAGTGAAGGAATCTGCTGGACAGAATGAGGGGGTGCCTCTACATTTGAGGAATGCTCCAACCAAATTAATGAAGGAAATTGGGTATGCGAAAGGATACATCTACCCCCCAGACAACCCTTCCTCCACACAGACTTACTTGCCACCTTCACTTCAAGGCTACAAGTTCCTTGATTGGCCTGACAGGATTCCTTATGATGGATGA
- the LOC106764977 gene encoding oxygen-dependent coproporphyrinogen-III oxidase, chloroplastic, with the protein MPSAAVVSAPSYVFPFRSSTSSISPTAISLTKRTWKPRIQTISFGKCVVRATVSIEKETPEAERPETFLRGVDEAQSSSSVRARFEKMIREAQDSVCSALEAADGGAQFKEDVWSRPGGGGGISRVLQDGAVWEKAGVNVSVVYGVMPPDAYRAAKGAPTDQKPGPVPFFAAGISSVLHPKNPFAPTLHFNYRYFETDAPKDAPGAPRQWWFGGGTDLTPAYIFEEDVKHFHSVQKRACDKFEPTFYPRFKKWCDDYFYIKHRGERRGLGGIFFDDLNDYDQEMLLSFATECANSVIPAYLPIIEKRKDLPFTEHQKAWQQLRRGRYVEFNLVYDRGTTFGLKTGGRIESILVSLPLTARWEYDHKPEEGSEEWKLLDACINPKEWI; encoded by the exons ATGCCGTCAGCCGCCGTTGTCTCAGCTCCCTCCTACGTCTTCCCCTTTCGCTCTTCCACTTCTTCCATTTCTCCAACTGCGATATCGCTCACTAAACGGACTTGGAAGCCCAGGATTCAGACCATAAGCTTCGGAAAATGCGTGGTCAGAGCCACCGTCTCGATAGAGAAAGAGACGCCGGAGGCGGAGCGTCCCGAAACGTTTCTCAGAGGAGTCGACGAGGCCCAATCTTCTTCCTCCGTTCGGGCCCGCTTCGAGAAGATGATTAGGGAGGCCCAGGACAGTGTCTGCAGTGCCCTTGAGGCCGCTGATGGTGGCGCCCAGTTCAAGGAGGATGTTTGGTCCAGGCCCGGTGGCGGCGGTGGCATTAGCAGGGTTCTTCAAGACGGCGCCGTTTGGGAGAAGGCTGGTGTTAATGTCTCTGTCGTTTATGGCGTTATGCCACCTGATGCTTATCGTGCTGCCAAGGGTGCTCCTACCGATCAAAAACCTGGTCCTGTACCGTTCTTCGCTGCAGGAATCAGCTCC GTTTTACACCCAAAGAACCCGTTTGCTCCTACGCTACATTTCAATTATCGCTATTTTGAAACCGATGCTCCTAAAG ATGCTCCTGGTGCACCTAGACAATGGTGGTTTGGTGGGGGGACTGACCTGACACCAGCTTATATTTTTGAGGAGGATGTTAAGCACTTCCACTCA GTTCAAAAACGTGCCTGTGACAAGTTTGAGCCTACATTTTACCCTCGATTCAAGAAATGGTGTGATGATTACTTTTATATCAAG CATCGAGGTGAAAGAAGAGGGCTTGGAGGGATATTTTTTGATGATCTGAACGACTATGATCAGGAGATGCTACTTTCCTTTGCTACTG AATGTGCAAATTCTGTTATTCCTGCTTATTTACCTATCATAGAGAAAAGGAAGGATTTGCCCTTCACAGAGCATCAGAAAGCATGGCAACAATTGCGAAGGGGCCGATATGTTGAAttcaatttg GTATACGATAGGGGTACAACATTTGGACTGAAAACTGGGGGCAGGATAGAGAGTATTCTTGTTTCTCTCCCACTGACTGCTCGGTGGGAATATGATCAT AAACCAGAAGAAGGAAGTGAAGAATGGAAACTCTTGGATGCGTGCATCAACCCCAAGGAATGGATCTAA
- the LOC106763895 gene encoding LOW QUALITY PROTEIN: anthocyanidin 3-O-glucosyltransferase 2-like (The sequence of the model RefSeq protein was modified relative to this genomic sequence to represent the inferred CDS: inserted 1 base in 1 codon) produces the protein MEKAARLVFIPGPGVGHLVSTIQFANLLLERHHHIWITLFVIELPSDTTTAAYTHSLNSHRLQFVSLPETPSDAPPTPLNIIEPQKPHVREAVSXPTPPLAAFVVDMFCTSMIDVAKEFHVPSLVFFTSGLAFLGSMLHLHTLKEEENAEFTEPDAEWVIPSFAKPVPTRNLPSIVLWKEWEEIFLAYGRGLKKADGFIVNSFEELESHAAHSFLDGPQLVFAVGPILNPKPKLHPHAPADNDDIFDWLDNQPSSSVVFMCFGSMGSFVEDQVREIARALENSGVRFLWSLRKAPPKGSNFMTPPSDYAPSELPSILPAGFLDRTAGIGKVIGWAPQAQILAHRATGGFVSHCGWNSTLESIHFGVPIATWPLYAEQQTNAFLLVRELEIALEISLDYRGESKHETPSVLNAEKIENGIRNLVEIDDEKRKRVVEASENSRKTLLEGGCSYSSFGRLIDYVMNQV, from the exons ATGGAGAAAGCTGCACGACTCGTCTTCATCCCTGGTCCGGGAGTGGGTCATCTCGTCTCCACCATTCAGTTCGCCAACCTTCTGTTAGAGCGCCACCACCATATCTGGATCACTCTCTTTGTAATCGAACTACCATCTGACACCACAACCGCTGCTTACACTCATTCCCTTAACTCCCACCGTCTTCAGTTCGTCAGCCTCCCCGAAACTCCATCCGACGCCCCACCAACTCCGTTGAATATAATCGAACCTCAAAAGCCACACGTCAGAGAAGCCGTCT GCCCCACACCCCCACTCGCGGCCTTCGTCGTCGACATGTTCTGCACCAGCATGATCGATGTGGCCAAAGAGTTCCACGTCCCTTCACTCGTCTTCTTCACCTCTGGTCTTGCATTCCTTGGTTCGATGCTTCATCTTCACACCCTCAAGGAAGAGGAGAACGCCGAGTTCACCGAGCCCGACGCCGAGTGGGTCATTCCGAGTTTCGCGAAGCCAGTCCCAACACGGAATTTACCTTCCATAGTGCTGTGGAAGGAGTGGGAGGAGATTTTCCTGGCCTACGGGAGGGGCCTCAAGAAAGCTGACGGCTTTATAGTAAATTCATTCGAGGAGCTAGAATCCCATGCGGCACATTCTTTCCTTGACGGGCCTCAGCTAGTTTTTGCAGTGGGACCCATTCTAAACCCAAAGCCCAAGCTCCATCCCCACGCTCCCGCCGACAACGATGACATCTTCGATTGGCTTGACAACCAACCCTCTTCCTCCGTTGTGTTCATGTGCTTCGGGAGCATGGGTTCTTTTGTTGAGGATCAGGTGAGGGAGATTGCACGGGCTCTTGAAAACAGTGGGGTCCGTTTCCTGTGGTCCCTGCGGAAAGCTCCACCCAAGGGCTCTAATTTCATGACCCCGCCCTCTGATTACGCTCCCTCCGAATTGCCTTCGATTTTACCCGCGGGCTTCTTAGATCGGACGGCAGGGATTGGAAAGGTGATCGGATGGGCCCCTCAGGCCCAAATACTGGCCCACCGAGCCACCGGAGGGTTTGTTTCCCACTGCGGCTGGAATTCTACTCTTGAGAGCATACATTTTGGTGTGCCCATTGCGACCTGGCCGCTCTACGCCGAACAACAGACAAACGCATTTTTACTCGTGCGTGAGCTGGAGATTGCTTTGGAGATTTCGTTGGATTACAGGGGTGAGTCCAAGCATGAAACTCCCAGCGTTTTGAATGCGGAGAAGATAGAAAATGGTATAAGGAATTTGGTGGAGATTGATgatgagaaaaggaagagagtgGTGGAAGCGAGTGAAAATAGTAGGAAGACATTGTTGGAAGGTGGATGTTCTTACTCTTCGTTTGGACGTTTGATTGATTACGTAATGAATCAGGTTTAG